In Arachis stenosperma cultivar V10309 chromosome 1, arast.V10309.gnm1.PFL2, whole genome shotgun sequence, one DNA window encodes the following:
- the LOC130937788 gene encoding glyoxylase I 4-like, whose amino-acid sequence MANNNNNNPLQLKSLNHISLLCGSVDKSIDFYVNILGFCPIQRPTSFDFNGAWLFNYGIGIHLLQSEDPEGMPKILQINPKDNHISFQCESIAAVERRLKQIKIKYVKNIVEENGIYVDQLFFHDPDGWMIEICNCDKLPVVPLCSSSSPFNCNIPNHHLHQQILTMDQQ is encoded by the exons ATGgccaataacaataacaataatccTCTGCAACTCAAGTCATTGAATCACATCTCCTTGCTGTGTGGATCAGTGGACAAATCTATTGATTTCTACGTCAATATTCTTGGCTTCTGCCCCATTCAGAGGCCTACTTCCTTTGACTTCAACGGTGCATG GTTATTCAATTATGGCATTGGCATACACCTCCTCCAATCAGAAGATCCAGAGGGCATGCCCAAGATTCTTCAGATTAATCCCAAGGACAACCACATTTCTTTCCAA TGTGAAAGCATAGCAGCAGTGGAGAGAAGATTGAAGCAAATAAAGATCAAGTATGTGAAGAACATAGTAGAGGAAAATGGGATCTATGTTGATCAGCTATTCTTCCATGACCCAGATGGATGGATGATTGAGATCTGCAACTGTGACAAACTCCCTGTGGTGCCATTGtgctcttcttcctctcctttCAATTGCAATATCCCAAACCACCATCTTCACCAACAAATTCTCACAATGGACCAACAGTGA